Within the Pseudobythopirellula maris genome, the region CTGGCGACCGGCTCGCGAACCAGAACCTGACGCCCTGGTCCACAGACACAGCCAGTTAGACAAACTCGCAGAACACGTCAACTGGCTCGCCAAGTTGTTATGGGGCGAGTGCCCGGAAGAGGCGACTGCACCGATTGTCAAAGCTGCCAGATCAGCAGAAGCGCCGCTGCCGAAGGCTCTGGCCTTACTGCTGACGCGCCCGGAACATTCTCTAGCCTGAACAATTAAAGGGTTTGCGATGCTCTCTCGCCGCCGATTCTTGCGGACAAGTTCGGTCGTCTCGCTTTCGCCCCTATTGCCGTCTGTCTTCACCAAGACAGCCTACGCAGCGGGCAACGAGAGTGACGCCAAAACGCTCGTAGTCATCCAGCTCGATGGTGGCAACGACGGCCTGAACACCGTCGTCCCGTTCGGCGACGACGAATACGCCCGTGCCCGGAATAAACTCCGCCTTCCAGCCGATAAGCTGCACAAGCTCGACGACTACGTCGGCTTGCACCCAAGCATGCGGGCCGCCAAAGAACTCTTTGACGACGGTCGACTTTCGATCGTGCAGGGAGTGGGCTACCCCAACCCTGACCGCTCGCACTTCCGCAGCATGAAGATCTGGCAAACCGCCAGTTTTGAGAACGCCGACCACGACGGCTACGGATGGCTGGGCCGCGCACTCGACGCGAAGCCCAAAGTAAGCAGCCCAGCAGTGGCGCCAGGCGCGATCTATGTGGGTGACCAAGAAACGCCGGTGGCGTTATGGGGGCGTCGATCTCAAGCAACGGCTCTGTCACGAGAGGAGGACCTCCGCCTGTTGCTAAACCCCGCGTTTCACAGCGAACCGTCGTCAGCGCAAGATGACTCACTCAACGATTTTGTCTCGCGGCAGACGCTCTCAGCGGTAGCTGCTTCCGAAGAATTCAATCGGCAACAAAAGCAGACCGCGGGATCAGTCAGTAGCTACCCCAACACAGGGCTTGGGAGACGGCTCAGACTCATCTCGCAAGTGCTGAAAGGAAAATCGCAAGCACGGGTCTACTACACCGCGCAGTCGGGATACGACACGCACCAGGCACAGCTCTACACGCACTCGCGTTTGCTGCAAGAGTTCTCCGACGCGGTCAAGGCGTTTCTGGACGACATCAAGTCCGCAAAGCTCGACGACCGCGTGGTGGTTCTCGCCTTCAGCGAATTCGGACGGCGAGTCAAAGAGAATAACTCTCTCGGAACAGACCACGGCACAGCCGGCCCCGTCTTCTTGGCGGGCGCCCCCGTTGCAGGCGGCCTCTTAGGAACGGCGCCTGATTTAGCAAACCTTGATGACGGCGACCTCAGAACGCAGGTCGATTTCAGGCGGATCTATTCCACGCTCCTATCGGACTGGCTCGACATCGATGCCGCGAGCGTGCTAGCCGGCACGCATAAAAAACTGCCGCTGCTATGCCGAGGTTAAACGGATCTTGATCATGATTCGTCCATGCAGGGCACAGTGACCTAACACGTACTCTGAGGCTGCTCGGCAGGAGGCGCCTCTTAAATTTCGTCCGCGTGTGATGCCCCGACAACGCGAGCAGTTTTCGTAGGTTTGCCAACGGAAAGATGGTATTAGAGCGGTTTGCTCATAGGTGTAGACGCTCGGCTCGCGATCGGCGTCATGGCTTCGTCAGCCTGCATCGACAATGCACCGCATTGCCTGCTTCGGCTTCCTCGCCACGCCACCAATCGCTTCCCCGCTCGTCCACACCAATTCGAAAACCGCTCTAAGATTCCGCAGACATGGCCCCAGCATGGAAGTGGTAACTTAAAAAAATACGCTCTCTATCTCGGGGTCGGCAGAAGTCGTCGCACAATGCTAGTCAGCGGCGCCGCTGCTGGCATCGGCGGCCGGCTACCGCGGCGAACAGGGCGATGGCCAGGCCGATCGCAGCCGGTTCCGGCACACCCACAGCGGCTGTCTCGAGGGTCTCGCCGAACTGGGAGACCCAGAAGTCGTAGTCTTCTTGATCGACAACACCGGGAGTGAGGGCCGCGGGGTTTTCGTTGGCGAGAGTGGCGTTCATACCTAATTGGTCACGCCAAACGGTGAAGTCGGCGGCGTCGACCACGCCGTTGGTGTTGTAGTCGCCGGGCAGGCTAACCGAGACAACCTCGATCAGGCCCTTGGCGACCACCCCATCCGACGTTCGGCGGTACTCGAAGGTCAACGATTCGGTGTCTCCGCCCGGCTTGAATGCGAGACCGAGGCTCTCGGTACGCCCCTCGTCGAACAGCGAGGACCCTAGCAGGAACGCCTCGCTCAGCGCGCTGTCGCTGGCGCCGCCCGCCTCATCCCAAGTCTCACCGATTCCATTGCCGACGGTCGAGTCGCCGTCGAGACCGTCGACCGCGTCGAGACCCTGGTTGCTGAAGCTGCTCCATTCGGCGTAATTGAGATCGTCGGTAGAGCTCACGATGCGGTAGGAGTCGAACTGGAAATCGGTAGGCGAATCATTGAAGATCTCGACGGCGCCGGTGGCGGTATTCACGCGGAGCTTCAGCGCGTCGAAATCCGAGTAGCGGACATCGTCGAACGAGTTGAACGCCGAGAAGCCAGTGCCAACCGTGGGGTCACCCGTGAAAGAGAACGAAGAGATCACGGCGTTGGGGTCGGTATCGAGCACGCCGAAGAAGCCGTTGACAGTCGAATCAAACGACCCAACGATCTGGCCGTTCGTCCCCTCGAAGCTGAGGAACGCGCCATCGCCGGCCGAGTCGTAGTTGTTGTACTCGAAGGCGAAGGCCTCGACGCCAGGCGGCAAAGAAACGGTGACCGTCTCCTGGGCATTGGCGCCGTGGCCGGCATCGAGGAACCGCATGTTGACCACCACGTCGCCGTTGATGTCGGCGCCCGAACTCACATAGGGGGAAACATCGACGACGGCGTTGTCGCCAAAGTTGGCGTTGGCCGACAGACCGAGAAAGCCGTTCGGGCTGGTGGTCGCGTTCCCGGCGAGGCCGAAGTAGTCATCGACGGTGGCGCCCTCGAAGTCTTCGAGAAAGGTCACATCGGCGACAGCCGCTTGCCAGGAAGCCAGGTCGGTAAAGGTTTGAACCTCGGCACGCGCGGTTTGCTCCATCATGGCTATCCACGCCAAGGCAAACGAGACGGCGAGTCTGGCGCAAGTAATTGCTGCAGCCCACGGATCGGCCGAGGGAACGGCGCCCGCTTCGTGATGCTCATTGAGGTGCGTCATGAGTTTATCCTTACTAAGTACTAGACTACGCTGTGCGTGGGATGGTTGAGGGGAACCAATAGGTCAGGGTCTCATGACAAGCGTGAGCGGCGTCTGAGCAGCGCCGGTGCGGAGAGGGCTAACGCCAAGATCGTGGCGGACCCCGGCTCGGGGACTCCGGCTACCATCTGGGCGAACGACCCGGCGCCGTTGGCCGCCTCGAACGCCTCTTTGAACAGGGTGAAGTCGACGAAGCTGTTGACCCCGCCGTAGTTCAAGTCGCCGAGCTGATAAGCCTGGGCGGGTGAGAACGCGGAGAGGTCTGCCTCGTACCCAGCGATGAAAGCGGTCCAATCGTCGGCGGTGATCTCACCGTCGAAGTTGAGATCGCCCACCTCGAACCGCTCTCCGCCGTTGCCGACGAATTCGACGGTCGCGTTACGAACGACGCCGCCTGCGAACATCAGCTGCGCCCGAAGGTCTTCGATGGGGCTCTTGATCCATGAGCCGCCCGTGTCGCTGAGCACGACCTCTTGGCCGAGACCCAAGGCCCCGCCATCGCCGCTCACCAAGGACTCGCTCAGCTCAGAGGTTGTTGCCTCGTCGATCGACCAGGGATCGTCGGCGTCGACCGTCCCATCTCCCGGGCCTGCGGCGGCGTCGTAGTTGCCGGCGATCGGCATCCAGCCTTCGGTGTCGAGCGCCCCGATCGAGGAGGTCAGCGAGTACGATTCCAAGCCGGTGAGCTCTTCGCCGGTGGTGTTAATCAGCTTCACGACGCCCGTGTCGCGGTCCACTTCGAGCGTGACCAGGTCGGTGAGCGGGTTCGAGTCCGTTAGAGCGATGCGATCGATCGCAAAGAATTCCTCGAGGTCGCTGCCGAAGTTGTTGTTGGCGACGAACCGGATCGAGTTGCCGTCACGACTCGGGGCCACCTGTCCAGAGCCAAGTGACTGCGAGGGGCCCGAACCGTTCTTGTAGAACACCTCGTAGGTGTCGGTCGTTTTGTCGAGCTCAAGCACCATGGTGAAGGGCTGGGACTGCACCGTTTCGAGTTGCGCCACGTTGCCGAGGCTCGTCGAGCCGCCGCCCAGCGCGCTGCCCTCCAACTGGATCCCCTCGGTGGCGATATCGCGTGTGATTTGCATCTGGGCGGTGACCGCCGCGCCGTCGACGCCCGTGTCGTCGTTGAGGAATCCGAAGCGGATCTGCTCGGGGTTGGCGGTCTCACCCGAGACGTCGGGGCCGCGGAAGTCCCAGCCGGCCATCTCGACGACGATATAGCGAGGCGCGCCCGTCGTCGCGGTGATGTTGTCGATCTGCAAGTAGCTAGGAGCGAAAACGTCGCTGTACTTGTAGACCGTGAAGGAGTCATCCAGCACAAAAGAGTCGGTCAGCAGGTTGATGTCGGTCGACCATTGGTTCCCGGAGTTCGTCGAATTCTCGGCGTCTCCGAGCTCGGTGAAGTCCGAGTCATTGAACTCGAAAGACTCGAAGTCGATCGCCGCCGCAACGGCCCCGGGCAGCACGAGCGCCAGGGCGGTCAGCAGCGT harbors:
- a CDS encoding DUF1501 domain-containing protein; translation: MLSRRRFLRTSSVVSLSPLLPSVFTKTAYAAGNESDAKTLVVIQLDGGNDGLNTVVPFGDDEYARARNKLRLPADKLHKLDDYVGLHPSMRAAKELFDDGRLSIVQGVGYPNPDRSHFRSMKIWQTASFENADHDGYGWLGRALDAKPKVSSPAVAPGAIYVGDQETPVALWGRRSQATALSREEDLRLLLNPAFHSEPSSAQDDSLNDFVSRQTLSAVAASEEFNRQQKQTAGSVSSYPNTGLGRRLRLISQVLKGKSQARVYYTAQSGYDTHQAQLYTHSRLLQEFSDAVKAFLDDIKSAKLDDRVVVLAFSEFGRRVKENNSLGTDHGTAGPVFLAGAPVAGGLLGTAPDLANLDDGDLRTQVDFRRIYSTLLSDWLDIDAASVLAGTHKKLPLLCRG